The proteins below come from a single Mycolicibacterium sp. TY81 genomic window:
- a CDS encoding aldehyde dehydrogenase family protein — MTSVQNHLLPTADQLRDRVRTALQAVGAHVALGEPGAHGLHASTPITGEVLFTLPESSAEETDTAIAEAAQAFVAWRTTPAPVRGALVARLGELLVEHKADLGTLVTIEAGKITSEALGEVQEMIDVCQFAVGLSRQLYGRTIASERPGHRLMENWHPLGVVGVITAFNFPVAVWAWNTAIALVCGDTVVWKPSELTPLTAVACQALLERAAADVGAPEHVGRLVLGGREIGEQLVDDPRVALVSATGSVRMGQQIGPRVAQRFGKVLLELGGNNATIVTPSADLDLAVRGIVFAAAGTAGQRCTTLRRVIAHHSVVDTLVQRIVTAYQSLPVGDPSAEGTLIGPLIHERSYRDMVGALEQAQAEGGEVTGGERVQLHPSSYYVTPAVVRMPGQTAIVHQETFAPILYVLTYDTLDEAIALNNAVPQGLSSAIFTTDIREAERFMAADGSDCGIANVNIGTSGAEIGGAFGGEKQTGGGRESGSDSWKAYMRRATNTVNYSSELPLAQGVQFG, encoded by the coding sequence ATGACCTCTGTGCAGAATCATCTCTTGCCCACCGCCGATCAGCTCCGCGACCGCGTGCGGACCGCGCTCCAGGCCGTCGGGGCTCACGTCGCGCTCGGTGAGCCCGGCGCCCACGGGCTGCACGCCAGCACGCCCATCACCGGCGAGGTGCTGTTCACGCTTCCCGAGAGCAGCGCCGAGGAAACCGACACCGCGATCGCCGAAGCGGCGCAGGCCTTTGTCGCCTGGCGCACCACGCCGGCGCCGGTGCGCGGTGCTCTCGTGGCCCGCCTCGGTGAACTGCTCGTCGAGCACAAGGCCGATCTGGGCACCCTGGTGACCATCGAGGCCGGCAAGATCACCTCCGAGGCGCTCGGTGAAGTGCAGGAGATGATCGACGTCTGCCAGTTCGCGGTCGGCCTCTCGCGCCAGCTGTACGGGCGCACCATCGCCTCGGAACGGCCCGGACACCGGCTCATGGAGAACTGGCACCCGCTCGGGGTCGTCGGCGTCATCACGGCGTTCAACTTCCCCGTCGCCGTCTGGGCCTGGAACACCGCCATCGCGCTGGTGTGCGGCGACACCGTGGTGTGGAAGCCCTCCGAGCTCACCCCGCTGACCGCCGTCGCCTGCCAGGCGCTGCTGGAGCGCGCCGCGGCCGACGTCGGCGCCCCCGAGCATGTCGGCCGGTTGGTGCTGGGTGGCCGCGAGATCGGGGAACAGCTGGTCGACGATCCCCGCGTCGCGCTGGTGAGCGCGACAGGGTCGGTGCGGATGGGTCAGCAGATCGGCCCGCGGGTGGCGCAGCGGTTCGGCAAGGTGCTGCTGGAGCTCGGCGGCAACAACGCGACCATCGTCACGCCGTCGGCCGACCTCGATCTCGCGGTGCGCGGCATCGTGTTCGCCGCCGCCGGGACCGCAGGCCAGCGGTGCACCACGCTGCGCCGCGTCATCGCGCACCACAGCGTGGTGGACACGCTGGTGCAGAGGATCGTCACCGCGTATCAGAGCCTGCCGGTCGGCGATCCGTCCGCGGAGGGCACCCTGATCGGGCCGCTGATCCACGAGCGGTCCTACCGCGACATGGTGGGCGCGCTCGAGCAGGCGCAAGCCGAAGGGGGCGAGGTGACCGGCGGCGAGCGAGTTCAACTGCACCCCAGCTCGTACTACGTGACGCCGGCGGTGGTCCGGATGCCGGGACAGACGGCCATCGTGCACCAGGAGACGTTCGCGCCGATCCTGTACGTCCTGACCTACGACACGCTCGACGAGGCCATCGCCCTCAACAACGCGGTACCGCAAGGGCTTTCGTCGGCCATCTTCACCACCGACATCCGGGAGGCCGAACGCTTCATGGCCGCCGACGGGTCGGACTGCGGCATCGCCAACGTCAACATCGGCACGTCCGGCGCGGAGATCGGCGGCGCGTTCGGCGGCGAGAAGCAGACCGGCGGCGGCCGCGAATCCGGCTCCGATTCCTGGAAGGCCTACATGCGCCGGGCCACCAACACCGTCAACTACTCGTCGGAGCTGCCGCTGGCGCAAGGGGTGCAGTTCGGTTGA
- a CDS encoding restriction endonuclease: protein MPGVRMKLLSAAGLCAGGAAYLHGWTWEPALAVALGVPLLLAAIPHVVTGMRTPSRHEDPVHDMSGTEFEDYVARIARSCGVPVIMTELSGDWGVDLIVGTRPNRLAIQCKRLSRPVGPGAVQEVVAGAPMQDCARTMVVTNNDFTPAARKLAELHDCTLVSGAELTRLRGLIRQQVLERR, encoded by the coding sequence ATGCCTGGCGTGCGGATGAAACTCTTGAGCGCGGCAGGATTGTGCGCCGGCGGCGCGGCGTATCTGCACGGCTGGACGTGGGAGCCGGCGCTGGCCGTCGCCCTCGGCGTGCCACTGCTGCTCGCTGCCATCCCGCACGTCGTCACCGGAATGCGCACCCCGAGCCGCCACGAAGACCCGGTGCACGACATGTCCGGCACCGAATTCGAGGATTACGTCGCCCGGATCGCCCGGTCCTGCGGCGTCCCCGTCATCATGACCGAGCTGTCCGGAGACTGGGGTGTCGACCTGATCGTCGGCACGCGGCCCAATCGCCTTGCCATCCAATGCAAAAGGCTGTCCCGGCCCGTCGGCCCCGGCGCCGTCCAGGAGGTGGTCGCCGGCGCACCCATGCAGGACTGCGCGCGCACCATGGTGGTCACCAACAACGACTTCACGCCGGCCGCAAGGAAATTGGCCGAGCTGCACGACTGCACCCTGGTCAGCGGCGCCGAGCTGACTCGGCTGCGTGGCTTGATCCGCCAGCAGGTCCTAGAGCGCCGCTAG
- a CDS encoding tautomerase family protein: MPLLNLTVVRGRTPEQIRQLLDSAHAAVVEAFEVPETDRYQVVDVREPDDVVAQDTGLGFERSDQLVIIQVVSRRRTAEMKQRFYELLAEHLHRDCGLDAKDLIVSITENGDADWSFGAGRAQFVTGELA; this comes from the coding sequence ATGCCATTGCTGAACTTGACAGTCGTCCGCGGCCGGACTCCTGAGCAAATCCGCCAGCTGCTGGACAGCGCGCACGCTGCCGTCGTCGAGGCGTTCGAGGTCCCAGAGACTGACCGCTACCAGGTCGTCGACGTCCGCGAGCCCGATGACGTTGTCGCGCAAGACACTGGACTGGGATTCGAACGATCAGACCAGCTAGTGATCATCCAGGTGGTCAGCCGCCGCCGCACCGCAGAGATGAAGCAGCGGTTCTACGAGCTGCTGGCCGAGCACCTGCATAGGGACTGCGGTTTGGACGCCAAAGACCTGATCGTGTCGATCACCGAAAACGGCGACGCCGATTGGTCGTTCGGCGCGGGCCGGGCACAGTTCGTCACCGGCGAACTCGCGTGA
- a CDS encoding VOC family protein has protein sequence MTVQTWELRAAFAAALSRMYGTEVPAYTTLVEVSTAVNRDCATDGRLGSVDRVTAERHGAIRVGSPAELADVADLFAAFGMYPVGFYDLREAASPVPVVSTAFRPIEAEALDRNPFRVFTSMLATADARFFSPDLRARVQRFIGQRQLFDPALIAQARRIAADGCPKADADDFVRRCTAAFALSRTPIDKAWYDELNAVSAVAADIAGVTTTHINHLTPRVLDIDELYRRMTARGITMIDAIQGPPATDGPPVLLRQTSFRALAEPRTFRNPDGTVFEGSLRVRFGEVEARGVALTRAGRERYDTAMTDQEHWDRYFPATDTEMAAQGLAYYRGGDPTKPVVYEDFLPASAAGIFRSNLDRDAQPAAADDHSDYSLDWMAGAIGHHIHDPYDLYEKAAS, from the coding sequence ATGACGGTTCAGACGTGGGAGCTGCGTGCCGCGTTCGCCGCCGCGCTCTCCCGCATGTACGGCACCGAGGTACCGGCCTACACCACGCTGGTCGAGGTCAGCACCGCGGTGAACCGGGACTGCGCCACCGACGGTCGGCTCGGCTCCGTTGACCGGGTCACCGCGGAACGCCACGGCGCCATCAGGGTCGGCAGCCCCGCCGAACTCGCCGACGTCGCAGACCTTTTCGCGGCCTTCGGCATGTACCCCGTCGGGTTCTACGATCTGCGCGAGGCCGCCTCACCGGTGCCCGTGGTCTCCACCGCCTTCCGTCCCATCGAGGCAGAAGCGCTGGACCGCAACCCGTTTCGCGTCTTCACCTCGATGCTGGCGACCGCGGACGCCCGCTTCTTCTCCCCCGACCTGCGGGCCCGGGTGCAGCGGTTCATCGGTCAGCGCCAGCTGTTCGACCCGGCACTGATCGCCCAGGCCCGCCGCATCGCCGCCGACGGTTGCCCCAAAGCCGACGCCGACGATTTCGTCCGCCGGTGCACCGCGGCCTTCGCGTTGTCGCGCACGCCGATCGACAAGGCCTGGTACGACGAACTCAACGCCGTCTCCGCCGTCGCCGCGGACATCGCCGGCGTGACAACCACCCACATCAATCACCTGACGCCGCGTGTGCTCGACATCGACGAGTTGTACCGCCGGATGACGGCCCGCGGCATCACCATGATCGACGCGATCCAGGGGCCGCCCGCCACCGACGGCCCGCCGGTCCTGTTGCGGCAGACGTCGTTTCGGGCCCTGGCCGAGCCACGCACGTTTCGCAACCCCGACGGCACGGTGTTCGAGGGGAGCCTGCGGGTGCGCTTCGGTGAGGTCGAGGCCCGCGGGGTGGCGCTGACCCGCGCCGGCCGGGAGCGCTACGACACCGCGATGACCGATCAGGAGCACTGGGACCGGTACTTCCCCGCCACCGACACCGAGATGGCGGCGCAGGGTCTGGCCTACTACCGCGGCGGCGATCCCACGAAACCCGTTGTCTACGAGGACTTCCTGCCGGCCTCGGCGGCCGGCATCTTCCGGTCGAACCTGGACCGCGATGCGCAACCGGCAGCCGCCGACGACCACTCCGACTACAGCCTGGACTGGATGGCCGGCGCCATCGGCCATCACATCCATGACCCTTACGACCTCTACGAGAAAGCGGCATCATGA
- a CDS encoding Lrp/AsnC family transcriptional regulator: MAEAEQLDDVDRILVRELMADGRATLAHLATAAGLSVSAVQSRVRRLESRGVITGYTARINPEAVGHMLSAFVAITPLDPSQPDDAPARLQPFPEIESCHSVAGEESYVLLVRVASARALEGLLQRIRTVANVRTRSTIILQTFYDDQVSLPE, translated from the coding sequence ATGGCCGAAGCCGAGCAGCTTGACGATGTCGACCGAATCCTGGTGCGGGAGCTCATGGCCGACGGCCGCGCGACGCTGGCGCACCTCGCGACGGCGGCGGGGCTGTCGGTCTCGGCGGTGCAGTCGCGGGTGCGCAGGCTCGAATCTCGCGGTGTGATCACAGGATACACGGCGCGGATCAACCCCGAGGCCGTCGGCCACATGCTGTCGGCGTTCGTCGCGATCACCCCACTCGATCCTTCCCAACCTGATGATGCCCCGGCGCGGCTGCAGCCTTTCCCGGAAATCGAGTCCTGCCATTCGGTGGCCGGCGAGGAGAGCTACGTCCTGCTGGTGCGGGTCGCCTCGGCGCGGGCGCTGGAGGGCCTGCTGCAGCGGATCCGCACGGTCGCCAACGTTCGCACGCGAAGCACCATCATCTTACAGACTTTTTACGATGATCAGGTGTCGCTACCGGAATAG
- a CDS encoding ATP-dependent helicase, with protein MNPLDRFSDLTREWFAAAFSTPTPAQEQAWQAIADGHNTLVIAPTGSGKTLAAFLWAIDQLAQEPTNTNGAKGTKVLYVSPLKALAVDVERNLSTPLTGITRVAERVGAPAPEITVGVRSGDTSPAQRRQLIATPPDILITTPESLFLMLTSAARETLATVRTVIVDEVHAVAATKRGAHLALSLERLDELLDKPAQRIGLSATVKPPEEVARFLSGAAPTSIVKPPAAKTFDLSVEVPVPDMANLDGGTIWPDVEERIVDLIESHNSSLVFANSRRLAERLTARLNEIHAARSGIELPNERNSQVGGGAPANLMGSGQTFGAPSLLAKAHHGSVSKEARAQVEEDLKSGRLKAVVATSSLELGIDMGAVDLVIQVEAPPSVASGLQRIGRAGHQVGEISEGVLLPKHRTDLIDCAVTVQRMRAGEIETLQVPTNPLDVLAQHTVAAAALEPLDADRWFDAVRRSAPFAALPRSAFEATLDLLAGKYPSTEFAELRPRLVYDRDSGTLTARPGAQRLAVTSGGAIPDRGMFTVYLATGDEKPSRVGELDEEMVYESRPGDVISLGATSWRITEVTHDRVLVLPAPGQPARLPFWRGDAAGRPAELGAAIGAFTGKLAGLPRAEFDEYCSTMGFNDYATDNLWQLLDEQRQATGTVPTDTTFVVERFRDELGDWRIVLHSPYGLRVHGPLALAVGRRIMERYGIDEKPTASDDGIVLRLPDTGENPPGADIFVFEADEIEPIVTAEVGGSALFASRFRECAARALLLPRRHPGKRSPLWHQRQRAAQLLDIARKYPDFPIVLETVRECLQDVYDVPMLIELMRRVAQRRIRVLDVQTATPSPFAASLLFGYVGAFMYEGDSPLAERRAAALSLDATLLAELLGRVELRELLDPDVVASTIRQLQHLTEDRAARDAEGIADLLRLLGPLTTEELRQRCTASDVEAWCATLQAAKRAVSVTFAGQSWWAAVEDMGLLRDGLGVAVPVGVPASFTATVTDPLGELLGRYARTNGPFTTTQAAARFGLGHRVTADALSRMVLDGKLIRGEFTDLPDGVDQQWCDATVLKILRRRSLAALRAQIEPVSTAAYARFLPAWQQFGDARGIDGLASVIEQLAGVPIPASAVEPLVFGQRVSDYQPAMLDELLASGEVTWSGAGQIGANDGWVVFHRADTAPLSLAPGTEIEFTDTHRELLDTLGSGGAYFFRQLAAEDSTDAKQALWELIWAGWVTGDTFAPVRALLGNAGRKPGGSHRQRQQRPPRLSRYSVARPQARTVDPTVAGRWSALPPAEPESTTRAHFQAELLLNRYGVVTRGAADGLPGGFATLYKVLTAFEEAGRCQRGYFIESLGGAQFAVASTVDRLRNYLDNVDQSSPDYTAIVLAATDPGNPYGVALPWPEVAGHRPGRKAGALVALVDGELVWFLERGGKSLLSFDATPEQQRAAAGALADLVSAGRLQSLLIEKVNGEPVLAPTPDADRAQVHAALADAGFARTPRGLRLR; from the coding sequence GTGAATCCACTCGACAGGTTCAGTGACCTGACCCGGGAGTGGTTCGCGGCTGCCTTCAGCACGCCCACCCCGGCCCAGGAGCAGGCCTGGCAGGCCATCGCCGACGGCCACAACACGCTGGTCATCGCCCCGACCGGGTCCGGCAAGACCCTGGCGGCGTTCCTCTGGGCCATCGACCAGCTGGCGCAGGAGCCCACCAACACCAACGGCGCCAAGGGCACAAAAGTCCTCTACGTCTCGCCGCTGAAGGCCCTCGCGGTCGACGTCGAGCGCAACCTGTCCACGCCGCTCACCGGCATCACGCGGGTCGCCGAGCGCGTGGGCGCACCCGCGCCCGAGATCACCGTCGGCGTGCGGTCGGGTGACACGTCGCCGGCGCAGCGGCGCCAGCTGATCGCGACACCGCCGGACATCCTGATCACCACACCCGAGTCGCTGTTCCTCATGCTGACGTCGGCGGCCCGCGAGACGCTGGCGACGGTGCGAACCGTCATCGTCGACGAGGTACACGCCGTCGCCGCCACCAAGCGCGGCGCACACCTGGCCCTGTCGCTGGAACGTCTCGACGAGCTGCTCGACAAGCCGGCCCAGCGGATCGGCCTGTCCGCGACCGTCAAGCCACCCGAGGAGGTCGCCCGGTTCCTGTCGGGAGCGGCCCCCACCAGCATCGTCAAACCGCCGGCCGCCAAGACCTTCGACCTGAGCGTCGAAGTACCGGTACCGGACATGGCCAACCTCGACGGCGGCACCATCTGGCCCGATGTCGAGGAACGCATCGTCGACCTGATCGAGTCGCACAATTCGTCGCTGGTTTTCGCGAACTCCCGGCGGCTGGCCGAACGGCTCACCGCGCGGCTCAACGAGATTCACGCCGCCCGCTCGGGCATCGAACTGCCCAATGAACGCAACTCGCAGGTCGGCGGCGGCGCGCCCGCCAACCTCATGGGCAGCGGACAGACGTTCGGCGCGCCGAGCCTGCTGGCCAAGGCCCACCATGGTTCGGTCAGCAAGGAAGCCCGGGCGCAGGTCGAAGAGGATCTCAAGAGTGGCCGGCTCAAAGCCGTCGTCGCCACCTCGAGCCTGGAGCTCGGTATCGACATGGGCGCCGTCGATCTGGTCATCCAGGTGGAGGCGCCGCCCTCGGTGGCCAGTGGTCTGCAGCGCATCGGCCGCGCCGGCCACCAGGTCGGTGAGATCTCCGAGGGCGTGCTGCTGCCCAAGCACCGCACCGACCTGATCGACTGCGCCGTCACCGTGCAGCGGATGCGCGCCGGCGAGATCGAGACGCTGCAGGTACCCACCAATCCGCTCGACGTACTGGCCCAGCACACCGTCGCGGCGGCGGCCCTCGAACCGCTCGACGCCGACCGCTGGTTCGACGCGGTCCGCCGCAGCGCACCGTTCGCCGCCTTGCCGCGCAGCGCATTCGAAGCGACGCTCGACCTGCTGGCCGGCAAGTACCCGTCGACCGAGTTCGCCGAGCTGCGGCCGCGTCTGGTCTACGACCGCGACAGCGGCACCCTCACCGCCCGGCCCGGCGCGCAGCGGCTGGCCGTCACCTCCGGCGGCGCGATCCCGGACCGCGGCATGTTCACCGTCTACCTGGCCACCGGTGACGAAAAGCCCTCGCGGGTGGGCGAACTCGATGAGGAGATGGTCTACGAGTCGCGGCCCGGTGACGTCATCTCCCTCGGCGCCACCAGCTGGCGCATCACCGAGGTCACCCACGACCGGGTGCTGGTGCTGCCCGCGCCCGGTCAGCCCGCGCGGTTGCCGTTCTGGCGCGGTGACGCCGCCGGCCGGCCCGCCGAGCTGGGCGCCGCGATCGGCGCCTTCACCGGAAAGCTCGCTGGACTGCCGCGCGCCGAATTCGACGAGTACTGCAGCACAATGGGTTTCAACGACTACGCCACCGACAACCTGTGGCAGCTGCTCGACGAGCAGCGGCAGGCCACCGGCACCGTGCCCACCGACACCACCTTCGTGGTGGAACGGTTCCGCGATGAGCTCGGCGACTGGCGGATCGTCCTGCACTCCCCCTACGGGCTGCGAGTGCACGGTCCGCTGGCGCTGGCCGTCGGTCGGAGGATCATGGAGCGGTACGGAATCGACGAGAAGCCCACCGCGTCCGACGACGGCATCGTGCTCCGGCTGCCCGACACCGGGGAAAATCCGCCCGGCGCAGACATTTTCGTCTTCGAAGCCGATGAGATCGAGCCCATCGTCACCGCCGAGGTCGGCGGGTCCGCACTCTTCGCCTCCCGCTTCCGCGAGTGCGCGGCGCGGGCGCTGCTGCTGCCGCGGCGCCATCCCGGCAAGCGGTCACCGCTGTGGCACCAGCGGCAGCGCGCCGCCCAGTTGCTGGACATCGCCCGCAAGTACCCGGATTTCCCGATCGTGCTGGAGACGGTGCGCGAGTGCCTGCAGGACGTCTACGACGTCCCGATGCTCATCGAGTTGATGCGCCGCGTCGCGCAACGACGGATCCGGGTGCTCGACGTGCAGACCGCCACACCATCACCGTTCGCCGCCTCGCTGTTGTTCGGTTACGTCGGTGCATTCATGTACGAGGGCGACAGTCCACTCGCCGAACGGCGCGCTGCCGCACTGTCATTGGACGCCACCCTGCTCGCCGAGCTGCTGGGCCGCGTCGAACTGCGCGAACTGCTCGACCCGGACGTGGTGGCGTCGACCATCCGGCAGTTGCAGCATCTGACCGAAGACCGGGCCGCCCGCGACGCCGAGGGCATCGCCGACCTCCTGCGGCTGCTCGGGCCGCTCACCACCGAGGAACTCCGGCAGCGTTGCACCGCAAGCGATGTCGAGGCCTGGTGCGCCACCTTGCAAGCTGCCAAACGCGCCGTCTCGGTGACGTTCGCCGGCCAGAGCTGGTGGGCCGCCGTCGAAGACATGGGCCTGTTGCGCGACGGCCTCGGTGTCGCGGTGCCGGTCGGCGTGCCGGCCAGTTTCACCGCCACCGTGACCGACCCGCTGGGTGAACTGCTCGGCCGCTACGCCAGGACCAACGGGCCGTTCACGACGACGCAGGCCGCCGCCCGGTTCGGCCTCGGCCACCGGGTGACCGCCGATGCCCTGAGTCGGATGGTGCTGGACGGCAAGCTCATTCGCGGTGAGTTCACCGATCTGCCGGACGGCGTCGACCAGCAGTGGTGTGACGCCACGGTGCTGAAGATTCTGCGGCGCCGGTCGCTGGCCGCGCTGCGGGCCCAGATCGAACCCGTGAGCACCGCCGCATACGCCCGGTTTCTGCCGGCCTGGCAGCAGTTCGGTGATGCCCGCGGCATCGACGGCCTGGCGTCGGTCATCGAACAGCTTGCCGGCGTGCCGATTCCGGCGTCCGCGGTCGAGCCGCTCGTGTTCGGCCAGCGGGTGTCGGACTATCAGCCGGCGATGCTCGACGAACTCCTTGCCTCCGGTGAGGTCACCTGGTCGGGCGCCGGCCAGATCGGCGCCAACGACGGCTGGGTCGTCTTCCACCGTGCCGACACCGCGCCGCTGTCACTGGCGCCGGGCACCGAGATCGAGTTCACCGACACACATCGCGAGCTGCTCGACACACTCGGCAGCGGTGGGGCGTACTTCTTCCGGCAGCTGGCGGCCGAAGACAGCACCGACGCGAAACAGGCGCTGTGGGAACTGATCTGGGCCGGCTGGGTCACCGGCGACACCTTCGCCCCGGTGCGGGCGCTCCTCGGCAACGCGGGACGCAAACCCGGTGGATCGCACCGGCAGCGGCAGCAGCGTCCGCCCCGGCTCAGCCGCTACAGCGTCGCCCGGCCGCAGGCCCGCACCGTCGACCCGACGGTCGCCGGCCGGTGGTCGGCCCTGCCACCCGCCGAGCCGGAATCCACGACACGGGCACACTTTCAGGCCGAGCTGCTCCTCAACCGCTATGGCGTCGTCACGCGTGGCGCGGCCGACGGTCTGCCCGGCGGGTTCGCCACCCTCTACAAAGTGCTGACCGCTTTCGAGGAGGCCGGACGCTGCCAGCGCGGGTATTTCATCGAATCGCTTGGTGGTGCACAGTTCGCAGTGGCGTCGACAGTGGACCGGCTGCGCAACTACCTCGACAACGTCGACCAGAGCAGCCCCGACTACACCGCCATCGTGCTCGCCGCCACCGACCCCGGAAATCCCTACGGCGTCGCGCTCCCCTGGCCCGAGGTCGCGGGCCACCGGCCGGGCCGCAAGGCAGGCGCACTGGTGGCGTTGGTCGACGGCGAGTTGGTGTGGTTCCTGGAACGGGGCGGAAAGTCGTTGTTGTCGTTCGACGCCACGCCGGAACAACAACGCGCGGCGGCCGGTGCGCTGGCCGACCTGGTGAGCGCGGGGCGGCTGCAGTCGCTGTTGATCGAGAAGGTCAACGGGGAGCCGGTATTGGCGCCAACCCCCGACGCCGATCGGGCCCAGGTCCACGCGGCGCTGGCCGACGCCGGCTTCGCCCGGACACCGCGGGGGCTACGGCTGCGCTAG
- the lat gene encoding L-lysine 6-transaminase, whose protein sequence is MTAVLTSGDGLSAGRARDVRDVLGRSILTDGLDLVLDLDRSGGSYLVDARDGTRYLDMFTFFASSALGMNHPALTDAGFRAELAQAAVNKPSNSDVYSVPMARFVQTFARVLGDPALPHLFFVDGGALAVENALKVAFDWKSRLNESRGIDPALGTRVLHLRGAFHGRSGYTMSLTNTDPNKVARFPKFDWPRIDAPVVTPGVDIVALERESLHQARAAFEAYPHDIACFIAEPIQGEGGDRHMRPEFFAAMRELCDEFDALLIFDEVQTGVGMTGTAWAYQQLGVTPDVVAFGKKAQVCGVMAGGRVDDVADNVFRVSSRINSTWGGNLTDMVRARRILEVIEADGLIDNAVRMGWYLVGQLRCLASEFPSLVLDPRGRGLMCAFSMPSAAQRDEVIRRLWQRHVILLASGTDSVRFRPALTVSRTEIDEAVQAVRDVLAAL, encoded by the coding sequence ATGACCGCTGTTCTGACTTCTGGTGACGGGCTGTCGGCGGGCCGCGCCCGCGACGTGCGCGACGTGCTGGGGCGCAGCATCCTGACCGACGGTCTGGACCTGGTGCTCGATCTGGACCGCTCGGGCGGTTCGTATCTCGTCGACGCGCGCGACGGCACCCGGTACCTCGACATGTTCACGTTCTTCGCGTCGTCGGCACTGGGGATGAACCATCCGGCGCTGACCGATGCGGGCTTCCGTGCCGAACTGGCGCAGGCGGCGGTGAACAAGCCGAGCAACTCCGACGTGTACAGCGTGCCGATGGCGCGCTTCGTGCAGACGTTCGCGCGGGTGCTGGGTGACCCGGCGCTGCCGCACCTGTTCTTCGTCGACGGCGGCGCGCTGGCGGTGGAGAACGCGCTGAAGGTCGCCTTCGATTGGAAGAGCCGACTCAATGAATCGCGCGGCATCGACCCGGCGCTGGGCACCCGGGTGCTGCACCTGCGTGGCGCCTTCCACGGCCGCAGTGGCTACACGATGTCGCTGACCAACACCGACCCCAACAAGGTGGCCCGGTTCCCCAAGTTCGACTGGCCGCGCATCGACGCCCCGGTGGTGACGCCGGGCGTGGATATCGTTGCGCTGGAACGGGAATCGCTGCACCAGGCCAGGGCGGCCTTCGAGGCGTACCCGCACGACATCGCGTGCTTCATCGCCGAGCCGATCCAGGGCGAGGGCGGTGACCGGCACATGCGCCCAGAGTTCTTCGCCGCGATGCGGGAATTGTGCGACGAGTTCGACGCGCTGCTGATCTTCGACGAAGTGCAGACGGGCGTCGGGATGACCGGAACCGCCTGGGCCTACCAGCAACTGGGTGTCACGCCCGACGTGGTGGCGTTCGGCAAGAAGGCGCAGGTGTGCGGCGTGATGGCCGGTGGCCGCGTCGACGACGTCGCCGACAACGTCTTCCGCGTCAGCTCACGGATCAACTCCACCTGGGGTGGCAACCTCACCGACATGGTGCGGGCCCGGCGCATCCTCGAGGTCATCGAAGCCGACGGCCTGATCGACAATGCCGTGCGGATGGGCTGGTACCTGGTGGGGCAGTTACGCTGCCTGGCAAGCGAATTCCCGTCGCTGGTGCTCGACCCGCGCGGGCGCGGGCTGATGTGTGCGTTCAGCATGCCGTCCGCCGCGCAGCGCGACGAGGTGATCCGCCGGCTGTGGCAGCGCCATGTCATCCTGCTGGCCAGTGGCACCGACTCCGTGCGGTTCCGGCCGGCGCTGACGGTGTCGCGGACGGAGATCGACGAGGCCGTCCAGGCGGTGCGGGACGTGCTAGCGGCGCTCTAG
- a CDS encoding SDR family oxidoreductase — protein sequence MKIEGAVAVVTGAGSGIGRSIATALATAGASVVAGDINAEAAAETAAGYGGVGIGADASSVDGIATLLDAAREAYGPVDIYVANAGITGEPGLGDDEAAWDRIIDINLRAHIRAAKAVVPEWVERGAGHFVAVASAAGLLTQLGAAGYSVTKHAAVGFAEWLSITYGDQGIGVSCVCPMGVDTPLLRGMTDSPDAAIRVAGNAVTHAGNVVGPDDVAALVVKAIEDGTFLVLPHPEVVEMYRHKGADYDRWLAGMRRYQRTLNG from the coding sequence GTGAAGATCGAAGGTGCGGTGGCCGTCGTCACCGGAGCGGGCTCGGGTATCGGCAGGTCCATCGCGACGGCACTGGCCACTGCGGGCGCGTCGGTCGTGGCCGGCGACATCAACGCCGAGGCTGCCGCCGAGACGGCCGCGGGCTACGGCGGTGTCGGCATCGGCGCCGACGCGTCGTCGGTCGACGGCATCGCGACGCTGCTCGACGCCGCCCGCGAGGCGTACGGACCCGTCGACATCTACGTCGCCAACGCCGGCATCACCGGCGAACCGGGATTGGGCGACGACGAGGCCGCCTGGGACCGCATCATCGACATCAATCTGCGCGCGCATATCCGCGCCGCGAAAGCCGTTGTGCCCGAATGGGTCGAGCGCGGCGCCGGGCATTTCGTCGCCGTGGCCTCGGCCGCCGGCCTGCTCACCCAGCTCGGTGCGGCCGGCTACAGCGTCACCAAGCACGCCGCCGTCGGCTTCGCGGAGTGGCTCAGCATCACCTACGGCGACCAGGGCATCGGTGTCAGCTGCGTGTGCCCGATGGGCGTCGACACGCCCCTGCTACGCGGCATGACGGACTCCCCCGACGCCGCGATCCGGGTGGCCGGCAATGCCGTGACCCACGCGGGGAACGTCGTCGGGCCTGATGACGTCGCCGCCCTCGTGGTCAAGGCAATCGAGGACGGGACGTTCCTGGTGCTCCCGCACCCCGAGGTCGTGGAGATGTACCGGCACAAAGGCGCCGACTATGACCGGTGGCTCGCGGGCATGCGGCGGTATCAGCGCACGCTGAACGGCTGA